The Campylobacter sp. MG1 genome includes the window TCAAATATTGCAATCTATGTGCTGTTATGTTTGGAAAAATAGCTCTTGCACATTTATATGTATCAATTAGTTTATAATTATTTTTAAATCCTTCTTTTTCCAACATTCCTAAATCAAATTTAATATTATGTGCAATTAAATAATTATCATTTACATTATGTTTTTCTAAAAAATTAGCAAATTCAGTATCTAAAAAATAAGGTTTATTTTTTATCATATCAGGTGTTATATTGTGAACTTCCATAGCCTCATAAGAAATTTCCACATCACTTTTACATAATTCATCAAACACTAAAACATTTTTTTCTTTAATATTATCAAATAAATTTTCACAGTATTCTTCAATATTTTTAGTGTATTTTTCACTATCATAAACCAAAGCTCCAACTTGTATTATCCTATCTTGTTCACCGTTTCCGGTAGTTTCTGTATCAAATAATATATACTTCATATTTAATCCTTTAATTTCTTTTTTATACCATTATCATCAATATTAACATAAACAAATTGTCCTTGTGCTACAAGATTAATTGTTCTTTTTCTTTCAACAAAAACATCAATATTAACATCAATAGATGTATTTCCAATTTTATTTATATTAGCAAAAATTTTAACCAAATCACCTAAAAAAATAGGTGCTTTAAATACAATATTTGCTGATATTGTAACTAATTTGTCATTTGTAATTTCTTTTGCTGCAACAGCTCCAGCCAAATCCATTTGACTCATAATTCAACCACCAAAAACACTTCCTTGTGAATTCAAATCACAAGGCATAGGTACCAATATTAATTTTGCATCTTTATTTTCTATCATTATAATTTCCTAAGTTTGTTTCACATGAAACATAATTAATCATTAAATTAGTTATATAATTTCTAACAAATCTAACTAAAATTATATAATTATAAATTATTTTAATTTTAAAAATTTAATTCTATTAAGTAAAATTAAGTTTCACGTGAAACATTATTTTTTCTTTTCATTGATTATGATAAAAATCATTCCAATAATTCCACCAATGCAAACCACACCCATAAATAAATATTGAAATATATCTAATCCATTCATTTAATTGCTCCTAAAAATTCATTTTCTATATCATCATTAAAAAAATCATAATCTTGATTTTTATAAGTAAATTTTAATCTTGCAGAATGAAGACAAAGCCTACTTGCTCCACAAAGTTCTTTTATATTTGATATCTTCTTATCTAAAATATCTCTTGCTTGTTTGTTAGTAAGTCCATACAAATTATCCCCTGCGATTTTATTTCCTACATAATGCAAATGCACCCTTAATTGATGTTGTCTTCCTGTTAGTGGAATTGCTTTTAAAAGTGTATATTTAGGATAATTTTTGATAACTATAAATTCAGATTGTGAAATCTTGCCATCTACACAAACTTGCATTTTATTTTTTAAATCATCATCATTTTTAAGTCTTGCACTAACACAAAAATCATTTTTAATATTACCACATACTAATGCTAAATATTCTTTGTGTATTTTTTGTTTTGCAAAAAGCTCTTTTAATTCTTTATTGGCAGTTTTTGTTTTAGCTACCATTATAAGACCACTTGTAGCAGCGTCAAGTCTATGAGCTACACTTGCATTTTCTCCATATTTTTGCCAAATTTCATCATTTAAAGAATACTCACAATTTCTTCCATTAGGATGTGATAAAACTCCGCTTGGTTTATTAAAAATTGCAAAATATTCATTTTCAAAAATTGGTTTTAAATTATTACTAACGCATTCATAAATTAGTAAATAATATTCTCCACAAATAATAGAATTCTTTTTACATATTTCAATATCAGTTAAATTTATTTCTTCTATATTTAAAGTATTTTCTAGCTTTTTACTAACATTATTTTTAAAAATAATAACACGATTTTTATCACAAAATCTTTGTGCTTTTTTTAAATCGTAGTTTAAATTTTGCATAACTAATTGATAAACTTTTTTATTTTCTGTAGTAAAAAATTTTTTATATAAATATCCCACTCTTTTTAACCTTTATTATATATCTACTTATTATAATACATTCTTTTTTAAAATTCACAAAGGAAAAATAATCAATCATGAAGGTAGTAAAAAGAACAGGTAGAGTAGAAGAATTAGACATATCTAAGATTAAAAAATATACAACTTTAGCAACTGAAGGGCTTGATAATGTAAGCCAAAGTGAACTAGAAGTTGATGCTAAAATACAATTTAGAGATATGATAACTTCTGAAGAAATACAAAATACTTTAATAAAAACAGCAGTTGATAAAATAGATATAGATAGACCTAATTGGACTTTTGTAGCTGCGAGATTATTTTTATATGATTTATATCACAAAGTTAATCCACAAAAAGAATATGTGCATTTAAGAGAATATTTTGAGCGTGGAGAAAAAGCAGGAAGATTATTTTTAGGTCTTAAAGAAAAATATGACTTAGATGATTTAAATTCTTATATCAAACCTGAAAGAGATTTACAATTTACTTACTTAGGTATTAAAACCCTTTATGATAGATATTTAATTAAAGATAGCAAAGGTAATCCTATTGAATTACCACAACATATGTTTATGGCAATAGCTATGTTTTTAGCTCAAAACGAATTAAATAGGCAAGAATGGGCTAAGAAATTTTATGATTTAATAAGCAAGTTTGAAGTTATGTGTGCAACTCCAACTTTAAGTAACGCAAGAACAACAAGACACCAATTAAGCTCGTGTTATATCGGCTCAACCCCTGATAATATAGAAGGTATTTTTGATTCTTATAAAGAAATGGCTTTATTATCTAAATTTGGTGGTGGAATAGGCTGGGATTGGAGTAAGGTTCGTGCTATGGGTGGTAGTATAGACGGACATAAAAATGCAGCTGGTGGAATTATTCCATTTTTAAAAATCACAAATGACATTGCCGTAGCGGTTGATCAATTAGGCACAAGAAAAGGTGCAATATCTGTTTATATTGAGCCTTGGCATATGGATGTTTGCGATTTTATTGACCTTAGAAAAAATAGCGGAGAAGAAAGAAGAAGAGCTCACGAATTATTTCCTGCTTTATGGATAAATGATTTATTTATGAAAAGAATTGCTGAAAATGGAAAATGGACTTTATTTGACCCATTTGATACTCCACAACTTTGTGATTTATACGGAAAAGAATTTGAATTAGAGTATGAAAGACTTGAAAAAGATGAAAATATAGTAAAAGAAGTAATGGATGCAAAAGAGCTTTGGAAAAAGATTTTAACAAATTATTTTGAAAGTGGAATGCCGTTTTTATGCTTTAAAGATAATGCTAATAAAGCTAATCCAAATTCTCATTCAGGTCTTATTAGAAGTTCTAATTTATGCACAGAAATTTTTCAAAATACAGACCCAAATCATTATAAAATAAAAGCTACTTTTGAAGATGGTAGTATAAAGATTTATGAAGAAAATGATATTTTAACTCTTGATAATTCACAAGTAAAAACTGCAAAAAAATTAAGTAGCCTTGATACTTTAAATGGTAAAAAAGTTTATATAGTAGAAAAAGAATATGATGAAGGAAGAACCGCAGTTTGTAATCTAGCTAGTATAAATTTAAGTAAAATTAATAGTATAGAAGATATTAAAAGAGTAGTTCCAATAGCAATTAGAATGCTTGATAATGTAATTGAACTTAATTTTTATCCACACGCAAAAGTAAAAAACACTAACCTTAAATCTCGTGCAATAGGTTTAGGTGTTATGGGTGAAGCACAAATGTTAGCAGAAAAAGGAATAATGTTTGGGACTAATGACCACTTTGAATTAATTGATAAAATTATGGAAAATATATCTTACGAAGCTATAAGTGCAAGTAGTGATTTAGCAGTTGAAAAAGGTGTATATCCTGAATATGAAGGAAGTAATTGGAGTAAGGGAATTTTCCCTATTGATGTCGCTAACGATAATGCAAAAATGCTGACACTAGGAGATAATTTATTTAATCAATCAAATTGTGATTGGAATGATTTAAGAAAGAAAGTTAGTAAACAAGGTATGAGAAATGGCTATTTAATGGCAATAGCTCCAACTTCTAGTATATCAATTCTAGTTGGAACTACTCAAACAATTGAACCTGTATATAAAAGAAAATGGTTTGAACAAAACTTAAGTGGAATGATACCTAATGTTGTACCAAATCTAAGTCTTGATACCTGGCAATATTATGTTACAGCTTATGAGCTTGACCAAAGAGATTTAGTTCGTGCTGCTGCAATTCGCCAAAAATGGATAGACCAAGGACAAAGCTTAAATATATTTGTTAGTCTTGACAAAGCAAGTGGTGGGTATTTAAATAGTATTTATACATTAGCTCACTCACTAGGACTTAAATCTTGTTATTATCTAAGAAGTGAAAGTCCAGCAAGTGAACATCTAGATAATAAACCTGTCGATAGAAGCATTGAATGCGAAGGTTGTCAATGAAAATTAAATTATTTTAGGATATAATTAGCAAGATTATATCTTAAAAACAATTCATATATTATATTGATATTTATAGATTTTTCTAAATAACTAACAAGATTTAATTATATTTGTTATTTTCTTAGTTATTTTTATAATGTTAATTAAACTTTACTTTTATTATATTTTAGATTTATAGAACATAAGTTATTGTAATCTATCTATAATTGTGCAAGTGTTAGTAATTTAAAATAGATAACA containing:
- a CDS encoding 3'-5' exonuclease; this translates as MKYILFDTETTGNGEQDRIIQVGALVYDSEKYTKNIEEYCENLFDNIKEKNVLVFDELCKSDVEISYEAMEVHNITPDMIKNKPYFLDTEFANFLEKHNVNDNYLIAHNIKFDLGMLEKEGFKNNYKLIDTYKCARAIFPNITAHRLQYLRYFLELYKYEKDEANNIGVSIKAHNAIGDVLIMKLLLDKLLVNNTYDDLCEITKKPLLLDKFPFGKHKGKSIEEVCTKEPQYISWFLNNISDEDLIYSIKYIQNNT
- a CDS encoding acyl-CoA thioesterase translates to MSQMDLAGAVAAKEITNDKLVTISANIVFKAPIFLGDLVKIFANINKIGNTSIDVNIDVFVERKRTINLVAQGQFVYVNIDDNGIKKKLKD
- a CDS encoding RluA family pseudouridine synthase, producing MQNLNYDLKKAQRFCDKNRVIIFKNNVSKKLENTLNIEEINLTDIEICKKNSIICGEYYLLIYECVSNNLKPIFENEYFAIFNKPSGVLSHPNGRNCEYSLNDEIWQKYGENASVAHRLDAATSGLIMVAKTKTANKELKELFAKQKIHKEYLALVCGNIKNDFCVSARLKNDDDLKNKMQVCVDGKISQSEFIVIKNYPKYTLLKAIPLTGRQHQLRVHLHYVGNKIAGDNLYGLTNKQARDILDKKISNIKELCGASRLCLHSARLKFTYKNQDYDFFNDDIENEFLGAIK
- a CDS encoding ribonucleoside-diphosphate reductase subunit alpha, yielding MKVVKRTGRVEELDISKIKKYTTLATEGLDNVSQSELEVDAKIQFRDMITSEEIQNTLIKTAVDKIDIDRPNWTFVAARLFLYDLYHKVNPQKEYVHLREYFERGEKAGRLFLGLKEKYDLDDLNSYIKPERDLQFTYLGIKTLYDRYLIKDSKGNPIELPQHMFMAIAMFLAQNELNRQEWAKKFYDLISKFEVMCATPTLSNARTTRHQLSSCYIGSTPDNIEGIFDSYKEMALLSKFGGGIGWDWSKVRAMGGSIDGHKNAAGGIIPFLKITNDIAVAVDQLGTRKGAISVYIEPWHMDVCDFIDLRKNSGEERRRAHELFPALWINDLFMKRIAENGKWTLFDPFDTPQLCDLYGKEFELEYERLEKDENIVKEVMDAKELWKKILTNYFESGMPFLCFKDNANKANPNSHSGLIRSSNLCTEIFQNTDPNHYKIKATFEDGSIKIYEENDILTLDNSQVKTAKKLSSLDTLNGKKVYIVEKEYDEGRTAVCNLASINLSKINSIEDIKRVVPIAIRMLDNVIELNFYPHAKVKNTNLKSRAIGLGVMGEAQMLAEKGIMFGTNDHFELIDKIMENISYEAISASSDLAVEKGVYPEYEGSNWSKGIFPIDVANDNAKMLTLGDNLFNQSNCDWNDLRKKVSKQGMRNGYLMAIAPTSSISILVGTTQTIEPVYKRKWFEQNLSGMIPNVVPNLSLDTWQYYVTAYELDQRDLVRAAAIRQKWIDQGQSLNIFVSLDKASGGYLNSIYTLAHSLGLKSCYYLRSESPASEHLDNKPVDRSIECEGCQ